One Aegilops tauschii subsp. strangulata cultivar AL8/78 chromosome 2, Aet v6.0, whole genome shotgun sequence genomic window, ggcgagtcagcggaagcaacaatatctgagtacagacataagttaaacaagttttccttaagaaggctagcacaaaagtagcaacaatcgaaaaggcaaggcctccttcctgggacctcctaactactcctcgaagccgaactccatgtagaatcatcctcgggatctctagctcctggactccagcatctggttgcaacaaccaggtatagaaaggggaaaagagggagaaaagcaaccgtgagtactcatccgaagtactcgcaagcaaggagctacactacatatgcatgggtatacgtgtaaagggccataacggtggactgaactgcagaatgccagaataagagggggatagctagtcctgtcgaagactacgcttctggcagcctccatcttgcagcatgtagaagagagtagattggagtcctccaagtagcatcacatagcataatcctacccggcgatcccctcctcgtcgccctgttagagagcgatcaccgggttatatctggcacttggaagggtgtgttttattaagtatccggttctagttgtcacaaggtcaaggtacaactccgggtcgtccttttaccgagggatacggctattcgaataaataatcttccctgtaggggtgcaccacataacccaacacgctcgatcccatttggccggacacactttcctgggtcatgcccggcctcggaagatcaacacgtcgcagccccacctaggctcaacagagaggtcagcacgccggtctaaaccctatgcgcgcaggggtctgggcccatcgcccattgcacacctgcacgttgcgtacgcggccggaagcagacctagcccccttaatacaagcgcgagcttacggtccaatgcggcgcgcgccactcagtcgctgacgtcaaaaagagcttcggctgataccacgacgccgagtgcccataactgttcccgcgtagttggttagtgcgtatagaccaaatggccagactcaaatcaaataccaagatctcgcgtgttaagtatccgcgaacgccgaccagggccaggcccacctctctcctaggtggtctcaacctgccctgtcgctccgccacaaagtaacagtcgggagccgtaaggaacccaggcccacctctaccgggatggagccacctgtcctttcagccccctcatcagaatcacttgcgggtactcaacgagccgacccgactttagtcaccacatgtgtcatgtatataaagtatatagtatatacccgtgatcacctcccgaagtgatcacggcccagtagtatagcatggcagacggacaagagtgtagggccactgatggaacactagcaccctatactaagcagtaggatagcaggtaagggtaacaactgtagcaacaatgacaggctatgcagcagaataggattaaccaaaagcagtaacatgctacactcctctaatgcaagcagtatagagaagaataggcgatatctggtgatcaaagggggggcttgcctggttcttctggcaaggaggggtcgtcaacaccgtagtcgtactgggtagcagcggcgtcggtctcgaggtctatcggagaagaagagggggaagaaatagtaaatacggagcactcaagacatcacaaaacataacatggcaataagcggtgctaggggtgcccaATCGCTGTAGCaggcgataccggcgaaggggggaaacatccgggaaagtattcccggtgtttcgcgtttccggacagatgaaccggagggggaaagttgcgtgttcgatatgttagggatgtgtggcagacgaacgggctacgtattcggattcgtctcgtcgttctgagcaactttcatgtataaagttttttcattcgagttacggattattttatatgatttttataagtttaaatgattttctaaatttccaggatttattttaattcgaaaataaaaGAGAAATTGCTAAATGTACCCAGCCCTGTGTACACAACAGTTTACACaggggctgacatgtgggccagggggcccagttgaccagtcaatgtttgactggtcaacagggggtggggcccCGTGTCATTGACAGATTAGGGTAAACAGGGTTTAATTAAGTTAACTAGTGATTAGGTTATACTAATTAtgattaattctttaattaattaattaattaatatttttattattGTTATTATATATTTTAATTCTTTTTTATTATTAAAAACGTTCAGGGCAGTGGGCCCCgtttggcagtggcccagaggccTATGCGGATTTGGTCCAGCGGGTGCGGGCGCGCCGGAGCGAGCACTCGCCCGCAAGGCGGGACGAGGCCGCCAGGGCACCGACGGCGGGGTACGCCGGCGCGGCCAGTCGGGGACACGGCGGGCGGAGGCGAGGGGTGGCGCCGGTGCGGCCATTGGCGTGCGGGCGGCGCGGTGGCGCGGCCACGGGAGGAGGAGAGAGCGGAGACGAGGCGCGCCGAGGCACGGGGCCATGGGGCGCCGGCCGGAGCGGGACGCGGGTAGGAGGCCGGAGTGGTGGTTGCGGTAGCGCCGCAGCACAGCAGCCGCTGTTGCAGCCCGCGACGGGGCAAGGCCAGGAACAGCAAGGGGGCGTTGGCGTGGCCGACGCGGTGGTGCACGTGCgacagaggaggaggagaggaggagtcGGGGCACGGGGTCTCACCCCCGATGTAGGGGAGTggcagtggggcgcggggaggaggtcgtggacgacggcggcgacggagtggagaagaggacgacggggcgacggcggtggcggggtccggtgaggaggaggccgtggcacgggcgcgagggagggggtcgtcgccggcgggtggctcgtccaccgcagcagggtcgccgggcggcgcggggctcgaGCACGGAGCCAGGGCGTCGGCAGGGCGCAGGGCGAGGCGCGggcaccgggcggcggcgagggcgtcgGGTCGTCGAGGCGATGGGGGAGTCGGCGACGGGGTTGGGGTGCTGGCGTCGCGAGAGGGGGGAGGCAGTTcgtccccgatccagatcggatcgggaggggagagacgtggggagtgggggggagtggtgcgtgggctagggtttcgggtagTGGGGGGTTATGGAGGGGAGTAGGTGGGCTGGCCGGTTGGGCCAGGTGggtcggccagctgggccgtctggtccagttggccagggggctttctctctttttttatttttttcttattttcttttctgttttatttattttagttagcaAAACAGTTTTATAAAAATACAACCCCTACTCCTAAATTAGCATAATAATATAGGCCACCTACTCCAAAAAGTTTGGTGATTATATAAACTAGATTAACatttgtttagtatttaaaagcatttaaataattgttttgctgctgtttttacttactatagtgcagttaaatactttacaaaagtgtggtttcttcaccaatatTTAATATGGACTATTTGGCTCACTCCGAATATTTTAGTTGTAATATTTGTAAACTTttattatttgcttttatttaaattttgaatttgtttcggttctgaactatcgagagtttatcaacagtaaacagggtgacgtggcatcgttaacgtgggattactgtagcttaattatccaggcGTCACAAGATGAAGATTCACATGTTTGCTTACTGCGCCAAGTTTTCCAGCTTCTCAAGGAGCACAATCTCAAGGTCAATCGTGGCAAATGTTCTTTTGCTCGACCCAGCTTGCTGTACCTGGGACATGAGATCAGTGGAGAAGGGGTCCGCACCGATCCCAAGAACATCGCTGCTGTTCGGAACTGGCCCACACCAACCTCGGTCAAGGAGGTCCGCGGGTTCTTAGGCCTGGCCGGGTACTATAGGAAGTTCGTCCGGGGATTTGCGCTAATCTGCCGGCATCTTACTAATCTGCTCAAGAAGGGGGTTGTGTTTCGCTGGACAGATGAGGAGGAGGGATCGTTCCGAGCCTTGCAACACGCCTTGGTCACGGCTCCGGTGCTGGCGTTACCGAATTTCAAGAAGCCCTTCGAGTTGGAAACTGATGCTTCAGCCCACGGGATTGGTGCCGTTCTATCTCAAGATAAGCATCCAATTGGTTTTCTCAGCAAGACACTTGGGCCACGCAATAGCGCTCTTTCCACATATGAGAAGGAAGGGCTCGCCATCCTCTTGGCGGTTGACCACTGGCGTACATACCTACAGAGTGATGAATTCACCATCCACACCGACCAGCGAAGTTTGATCCATCTGAAGGACTAGAGATTGGCCACGCCTTGGCAGCAGAAGATCATGGCAAAGCTGCTGGGCCTATGCTACCGGATTGTTTACAAGAAAGGGGCTGACAACAGGGTTGCAGATGCACTTTCTCGCCGACCGGGGCCACCACAAGGGGATCTGGCCACCATTACTACTGCCGTTCCGGCGTGGCTGGAAGATGTCCAGAGCGGTTACCAAGAAGATGCAGAAGCTCAACGCCTACTGACCAAACTCACAACTTCGCCAGAGGGTTTTGATGGGTTTGTGCTCCAGGACGGCATCATCCGTCACAGGGGACGAGTGTGGCTGGGAGCGAATGTGGCTTTGCAAAGACAGGTCCTAGAAGCTCTGCACACGGGCGCCATTGGTGGGCACTCTGGCTTCAATGCCACGTACCGGCGTGTGCGCCGACTCTTCACTTGGCCGAGCCTGAAACATCACGTTAAGTTATTCGTCGAAGCGTGCCAGACTTGCAAGCAAGCCAAGCCAGAAAGGATTCGTTACCCGGGATTGCTCGAGCCTCTTCCTGTACCGTGTCAGGCTTGGCAAATGATTACGATGGATTTTGTCGAAGGGTTGCCAACTTCGTCGGGGTACAATTCCATCCTGGTGGTGGTGGACAAGTTCTCGCGGTATGCACACTTTATTCCGTTGAGGCATCCATTCACGGCGTTTCAAGTGGCGCAAGCGTTCGTGGCAAATGTTTACAAACTGCATGGCTTGCCTGACTCCATCGTCTCCGACCGGGATCCTATCTTCACTAGCATCGTGTGGAAGGAACTGTTCCGGCTTACTCATACCAAATTGTGGATGAGCACAGCACGTCACCCTGAGACGGATGGGCAAACTGAGCGCGTCAATCAATGCCTGGAGACATTTCTTCGCTGCTTCGTCAACTCTTGCCCTGCTAAGTGGTACGTCTGGCTCCCTCTTGCAGAGTTTTGGTATAATACATCTCCACATTCTGCGTTGGGCTCTACTCCTTTTGAGGTGCTGTACGGTCACGCCCCGCGTCATTTCGGCATCATCGACCCGGTGGCGTGCGCCTCGCCGGATTTGGCTGAGTGGCTGCAGGATCGCACCCAGATGACGGCACTCATTCGCCAACACCTCCTGCGCGCTCGTCAGCAGATGAAGGAGTCAGCGGACAAGCGTCGCTCCGACCGTGTTTTCGCGGAGGGCGATTGGGTTTTCCTCAAGCTACAGCCGTATGTCCAGCGCTCGGTCGCCACCCGGGCCAACCAGAAGCTCGCCTTCCGCTACTTCGGGCCTTACAAGGTGCTGCGTCGCGTGGGCGCAGTCGCGTAcaagctgcagatgcctgaagacAGCACCGTTCATCCGGTGTTTCACGTCTCCCAACTGCGCCAAGCTCTACCTCCAACCGAGCAAGTGCTGCCTCATCTTCCTCCAGCGGCGTCAGCGGCTCCAGTTCTGGAGGCCATTCTAGAGTCCCGTGTCATACAGCGGGGTGGCGTGGACGTGCCGCAAGTGCGTGTCCAATGGACTGATCAGCCTTCTGAACTCGCCACCTGGGAAGATCGCCAGGAACTACAACAACATTTTCCTCAGGCGCCAGCTTGGGGGCAAGCTGTGACTCAAGGAGGGGAGAATGTTATGGCCCGTGCACCGTCCAAGCCCACTACAGCAGCAGCAGCCTCTGGCCCGGAACGGGCCAGCGTCAGCTGAGGCCCAACACCCGCCTGCCAGCCCACACCTGGGACACGAGCGGCTTCGTTAAGTAGGCTAGGGTTCCTCTGTTGAGGGTGTCGATGAACTTGTAACCTGGCGGCGGCTCTCTCTCCCGATCCCCTTTCTCTCTAGACACTGTATCCCCAAATTCCTGTAATTCGAACCAGAATCTTACCTCGCCACAAGTCCATTCGATCGGGAGCGTGACACGACCTGCCACAGTACGCCCGGACCCTAATATGGAGTGTAGTATGCCACATGCTGGCTGCTCCTCTCCTATGCATACATACATCAATTCCATCCAGGGAAACTCGATTGACTAGGAACCAAACTATTGCCATGGCTCAAGTGTATATGCATGCCACTAGAAATTAACTGGCAATGCATGGCAATTATTGGTTTGTCCCGACGGACGGGAGTTTGCCTTCGATGGGAACGGCCCATCCTGTGGCATAAGTATACAGCATAAGGGTATGGTTTATTGTAGCAGCTCACCAAGCATGAACTATCGAATTGGCACATACATGTAGGGGTGCGGAAGCCCGCCCGGTACTTGGAACCGCCGAAGCTGCCACTGATATTTGTCGATTTTGTTTGAAGCATGCATATTGATAGCCTCATGAGAGGTTGGTGATGTTAGATTTAGCCCGTGTCTTTCGACATCTCCAAAAGGTAATATAATAAGGTCATATCTCTATGACACTTGCCAGCAGAAATATTGCTAGAGTTTTcttcagtgtgtgtgtgtgtgtgtgtgtgtgtgtgtgtgttcaagTTGCACGATGGATCAAGTAGAGATTATGGCATGCTAGCATACATTATCATTAGTTTGAGTAGACGATAACTAAAAATATATCTTTGCATGTAGCTAGCTTTGTTCTGAAGCGGCTGGTTAGGTGCTCCGGGTTATCTAGTGTGTGctgtcttttatttttctgtttggTAGTTGTAAAAAGACTTGGTTTCAAAAGAAGTAGTGGTTGTAAAAAGACTTGGTGGTTTCTGATAAATGAAATCGGAGGGAGAACCCTCCTCTTTTATCAAAAAGAAATACTCTATAATGACAGGCAACACGACAACGCAAACATTTTTGGTATCATCGCCGTCACATCGTAAGTGGCTTTACATCGATGGCCGGCCATCCTCAGGCTCATCACAAGAGATTAGGTGAAGAATCATGATTTGCTTGGTTTCTGTATCTTGCAATCAGCTGTCGTTGGTCTGGTGGATGAATTGGAAAGAACGTAACGACAGAGTTTTCAGATAGTGCATAAGCACGACGGCCACTGTGTTTCTTTTCCCTTTTAGCCTCCTGGCTTTGTCTCTATACTCCTTCTAATTATAATGAAAACAGTGCCACCGCATTTCGTAAAAAAAGATGTCGCACCATATATCAGTTATAAGAGACGAACAAGAAGATTCTCGGTGATCGCTTTTGTGAAAGCACGAATCGTGTTGTCACGTTTTCGCTTCTCTTAGCACAAGTTCACAATCTTAGGGGGAAACATGTATTGGTACATTTCTTTCACTATTCGTGGAAAACAAAAAAGATATGTGCGAGCGAGCAAACTGGGAAATGGGGATCAAACATACATACCATGTTTAAAGATCTGTGAACTCTCATGCAGAAGAGAAGAAGTCGAGATTTCTATGGGAGGAGCAGACCAGAACTCTCATGCAGAGATGGCAAAGCAAGCATCCTCCAAACCATATACCAAGTGCTTTGACTGTCACGTCAATGACCAAAGTGGATGTCAACCTCGTCGCCCGCACAACACGAAGCCAAAAGCCCTCAAAGTTGCAGAAACTGTCGGGGCTGCATGCACTACTCCATCGTGCCATGCGCAATCCGCCAACCTCACCTTCCGGGCTGCCGCCCCGACATACAACCGCTTGCCACACATGCGCCACGGTTGGCAAATATGACTAGTAAAAGCCAAATCATGGGTATTCACTCTGAAGATCAAGTCTGACCAAAACTTCAACCAATGTATTCAACAAGGAAATAATGCGAAAACACCATCATTGACATGTACAATCAATTAAAATAAGAACTAGGGTTTTCACCCCCGAAGCTCGATAATGGGTGCTAGAGAAAGCACCCAAAACGGAAGACCACTTGTGTTGCATCAACCACTTCCATATTTCTTCTATTTCCTACTAGATTTGTCTTCTTTTTTGTTATCATCACTATTGACACCAATGTGATTATTGGTGAACTCTCCCTATTTCAAATCTGGTAACCGGAGACCACCACAACAAGGGAGGACCCACAAATCGGACAAGGTGGGTGGTGTTAGTGTAGGCATATGCAAAAAGTGACATCCCTTTTCCACGATATTACCATGATAAACATATACAAATGCGCTTCCGCTGAACTGTTCGGAAACAAAGTTATACACATAACAGAACAATAAAGCTTAACATCTCATCTTATTGGAACATACAAACATGTCACATACATAACATACAAACATGCCACGTACATACATATGAGTGCATACATGCATACTGGTTCTGAAGTGACTAGCCCCTTGACACTTCATCTGATTTAGGATTTGTAGCTCTTTTCACTAAAGAGTAAGGCACTGCACCCATTATTTCTTATTACACACCACAACTTTATATCGAATGCACTCCAGAAGAGCATTTGTGGTAACATTACGGATAGACCTCAATGACACCTCGAGCTCCAAGTTTCTTGACAATCTTGTAATCATAAAGATCATGCTCCACTCATTTTCATTCCGTTGCCGTCCTCTCGTACATAAGAACATGAGCATATCCATTAGCAATTCTGTTTCGGACATTGTCTCCGGAGAAGATCCAAGTACCATGTCTATGACGACGATCACTTTTCCTCCCACTTCTCGGGAAGGAATGGCCTTCTTGCATTGAGCGAGGATATTGATGCAATCTTCGTCACTCCAGAAGTGCAGAACTAGCTGGAATGGACAAAATAACAAACTATTCATAACAGCTCCAGGTCGGTGTCCAAGCTTCAACAAACTACTCATAACAGCTTCAACAAACTACTCATAACAGCTCCAACATTACCGCCGGAATAGGTACTAAAATAGGTAGGCCGGTGACATATATTTATATCTAACATATCACTTAAAAATTTACATTTTAGAGAAAATCATAGGCTAGCGTACTTAAGTACTTATATCCACATTGCAACGCACAGACATTATCTAGTTTCTCGGTATACGCGCATTGAAAAAATTGGAACATTTTAGAGAGAATTCACATCATACCTTGAGCATCACGGCTTGAGCTGGTGGGACAGAATGGAACATGTCACCAGCGACATAATTAACAACACCATCACTCGGGGCTTTCTCAATCACCCGTGGAAGGTCCAAAACATTGCACTTGATATGCGGGAAGGCCTTGACGATGGCCCTGGCTGTTGTTCCATCACCACCACAACAGTCGGTGAGTGACTGCAGACCATTGAATAGGTCACGGCACTCCCGCAACACCGTGCCGATCCAGTCATGGGCAGCCAAAGCTTCATGGAACAGCTTGTCGGTCTCAGGATCGAGGAGGGCCATGCTCTCCTCGAACTGTGTCGCCCCATGCACATGGTCAAATGGTGGTTGTGCAACGTCCTTCTTGAACC contains:
- the LOC141041446 gene encoding uncharacterized mitochondrial protein AtMg00860-like; protein product: MGRRPERDAVFQLLKEHNLKVNRGKCSFARPSLLYLGHEISGEGVRTDPKNIAAVRNWPTPTSVKEVRGFLGLAGYYRKFVRGFALICRHLTNLLKKGVVFRWTDEEEGSFRALQHALVTAPVLALPNFKKPFELETDASAHGIGAVLSQDKHPIGFLSKTLGPRNSALSTYEKEGLAILLAVDHWRTYLQSDEFTIHTDQRSLIHLKD